The sequence below is a genomic window from Sneathiella marina.
GGCGCATCTGTCTGCGAAGGCGCAGCCCTTCCCCAAATCTGTCAAAGAGGGAACGACGCCCTTAATCTCGCTCAGATATGGTCGAAGCTCACTGGGATCTTCTTCAAGATGTGGAACACAAGCAATCAAGCCGCGGGTATAGGGGTGTTGAGGATTTGTTAGAATTTCATTAGTGGGACCGGATTCAATTATATGCCCCGCATACATGACAGCAACGCGATCCGCCAGCTCTGCAATGGCACCCATGTCATGGGTTATCATGATGATCGCCGTGCCTGTTTCCTTCTGCAGATCTTTAAGAAGGTCAAAAATCTGAGCTTGCACGGTTACGTCCAAAGCTGTCGTCGGCTCATCTGCTATTAATACTCGTGGATGGCAAGATAAGGCCATGGCAATCATTACCCGTTGCCGCATCCCGCCGGACAGTTCATGGGGATACGCGTTTGCCCTCATCGCCGGTTCAGGAATGCCAACTTTCGTCAGCATCTCAACAGCCCGCTGCCAGGCTTCCGCTTTCGTCACATCCTCATGGAGCAAAACACATTCTGCAATCTGATCCCCAACTTTGAAAACAGGGTTCAGGGATGTCATAGGCTCCTGAAAGATCATGGAAATGATACCGCCTCGGATTTCACGCATCCGTTTATTGGAAGCCGATGTCAGCTCTTCCCCTTCCAGAGATATCGAACCGCCAGTGACATTGCCTGGCGGACTGGGGACCAGCCCCATTACAGACAAGGCCGTCATGCTTTTACCGCAGCCGGACTCGCCAACAATGCCAAGTATTTCACCGTTCATCAGTTCAAGGGATACGTGATTGAGGACCCGTGCGTTCCCTGCACGTGTCTTGAAATCAACCACCAGATCTTTAACTGTCAACATCGCCGTCATCATCGTTCCCTCAGTTTCGGATTGAAGGCGTCATTCAATCCGTCGCCGACCAGACTGAAACTAAGCACGGTCAGGAATATCATGAAACCTGGGAAAGTCACAGACCACCAAGCATCCAGAATGTATTCACGGCCTGCGCCGATCATTAGCCCCCAGCTGAAAACATTTGGATCCCCCAGTCCCAGAAAGCTCAATCCGGCTTCGAACAAAATAGCAATACCAATGGTGAGGGTGGCCGAAACAATCAAGGGCGCCAGCGCGTTTGGTAAAATAACCCGCCACATGATACGACTATTCTTGGCACCGACGGATCGGGCGGCATTGACATATTCGAGGCTTCGTATACGAAAAAACTCCGCTCGTGTCAGGCGGGCAGTGGTCGGCCAACTGACAATACCAATGGCAAAGGAGACCACATATATTGTCGGAGTGAATAGCGTGACCAACACCATGGCAAACAGTAGGGCTGGCAGAACCTGGAAAAATTCCGTGACGCGCATCAGCGCTTCATCTACCGCGCCGCGATAAAATCCTGCAAATGCACCAACCAATATTCCAATGGTTACCGTAATAAATCCAGCGGCCAATCCGACAAACAATGTTGCTGATCCACCGTGGATAAGGCCTGCCAACATGTCACGTCCCAAATAATCTGTACCTAAGGGGGCCACCTCGGTTTGTCCCGGTGCGGTCAAGGGCGCCCAGACAATTTCAAACGGATCAACTGGATATAAGAAAGGTCCGACATAAGTGAATAAAATAACGATAATGAGAAGAAAAATCCCCAGCATGCCAGCCCAGCTTTGCCGGAACGCACGAATGGCTTCCCGAAGAGGGCTCTGTGCCTGAACCACATTAGATGTTTCAACAGTGGTCACATTACCCTCCTGTCCGGATGCGTGGATCGACAAGGCGATACACGAAATCCGTCAAAAGATTGGCCAAAATCACCAGAACAGACGAGAAGAATAAAATCCCTAATACGGTCGGATAATCTCGAGCCAGAATTGAATCAAATGCCAGGGTGCCAAGGCCCGGCCAACTAAATACGGTTTCAACCAGAACAGCGCCTGAAATAATACTGCCAAATTGCAATCCGGCGATGGTCACAACTGGTAATATAGCGTTCCTAAGTGCGTGATGACCATAAACCTTGGTTTCCGCGACCCCTTTAGCCCTGGCAGTGCGAATATAATCAGAGCTTAGGATTTCCAGCATACTGGCACGTGTTAATCGCGCATATTGGGCGAGATAGACTATTCCAAGCGTTAAGGACGGCAGAACCAAATGATGGGCGACGTCCAGAATATAGCCAAAAAATCCGGTATCCTTGGTTATATCAAACATATTTGATATCGGGAAAATCGGGTAAACCCAGGCAAACAGAATAACCAGCATCAGGCCCGTCCAGAAAATCGGCGCAGAATAGCCAATAACTGAAATTAGGGTGACCAACCCGCTGACTATTCCTTTTGGCTTGTGAGAAGCCAGTACGCCAAGCATGGTCCCAATAAATATTGCAAAGAGCAATGCTGTTGTTACCAGCAAAATGGTGGCGCCGGCACGCCCTAAAACAAGGTCAAGAACAGGAGCATTGTAAAAAAATGATTGCCCCAAATCCCCTTGCAAGGCACGTCCCAAATAAACACCGAGCTGGACATAAATTGGTTTGTCCAAGCCATAGGTCTTGCGGATATCCTCCATCATTTCCTCTGTTGCACCGCCCATCTCCCCAGCGATTACGTCGGCTGGGTCTCCGGGAGCTGCATGAATCAGAAGGAAATTAAGGACAAGAACCGCGAGGATCAAAAGAAATGCGTGTAAAAGCCGGCGAGCAACCAACATGACTGTATTCATGATGAGAAATCCCGCCGACTAGTTAAGAAAACTGAAGTCATCTTATTTCAGGAAGACCTCGTCCATCGGTGCCATGGCGCCCCAAATTGTCATTGGAGGATTGCCAACTTTTTTGTTGTAGGCCGTATGATAAGGCAAGATATTCATGTAAGCGATTGGCGCCTCATCGACAATAATTTCCTGTGCCTGATTATACAACGCGATCCGCTTGGCTTGATCCAGCTCAGAACCTGCTTGCTGCAGCAGAGCATCCACTTCTTCATTACAGTAGCTTTGGGTATTCGACCAGATCACACCTTTTTTGATGTTGTCACACAGATATGTACGGTGCACACCTATTACCGGATCGCCCCAGTTAAAGACGATATCCATGCTCATATCAAAATCATGCCCGCTGACGCGTTTCGCCCAAGTTGGAAAATCAGGAGAGGCGCGCAAGTCAACATCAATACCTGCTTTCTTAAGCTGTGGTTTCAGATACTCAGCAACGCCTTTTTGAAGCTCTGACGCATTCGGAATATAATCGACAGTCAGCTTGAATCGCATATCATCTGCCCCGCGCGGAAATCCGGCTTCGTCTAGCAATGCGTTTGCCTTGTCCAGATCGAGATCATATTTTTCTGCATTCGCCGCATAAAAGGGGCTGCCTGGTACCACTGGCCCAGTTGCAGCCTTTGACTGGCCACCAAGCAAAGCATTAACGACAAAATTACGGTCGATTGCATAAGCAATCGCCTGGCGAACTTTCTTGTTCTTCAAATACTCGTTCTTCGTATTGAATTCCAACCAGTTGACAGGCCCAACCGCTTCATACCCCTTATCCGTAACAACCAAGCTGTCGCTTTTCTTCAGACGCGCGATATCCTTCGTTGTCGCGAGGAACGGATACATTGTCACTTCGCCTTTATCAGTGGCGAGCGCCAAACTTGTGGGGTCTTTGTAGTTCTTGATGATAATCTTATCGAGATACGGACGGCCTTCGATAAAGTAATCTGGGTTCTTTTCCAGAATAATATATTCACCAGGCTTGAACTCGGAGAATTTGAACGGTCCGGAACCTACAGGCGCGCTATTGGCTGGATGAGTTTTAGCGTCCTGACCATCTCCATATACATGCTTTGGTATAATCGGCAACAAGGCACTCGACATCGCCAAGAACGCCGCCGGATGTGGCTTATCAAAATTGATCACCGCCGTATTCGCATCGGGTGTGTCAACACTGGTTACTGGCGCAAACATGGATTTAAAGGGGTGGTTATCTTTCACCGTTTGTAAAGAAAAGGCGACATCTTCAGATGTTACAGGTTTACCATCATGAAATTTCGCATTTTTTCGAAGATTTAGCGTAATGCTTTTGCCATCATCGGAAACAGACCAGCTTTCCGCCAAATAAGGTTGCGCCTCCCAATTTTCGTCGAACCGTAGCGGTGTCGCAAATATTTGCGTTCCGGGAACCGCTGTCGCAATACCAGACTGAACCGCGGGGTTCAGATGTCGTGCCTTCTGCGTCGTTCCGATTACGAGGGTTCCGCCATTTTTTCCGTCTTCGGCCTGGGCTAGCGTTCCGCTACCAACCGTTGCGATCATGGCTGCCGCAGCCGCCATAATTCCAAACTTCTTCATCCCTGCCTCCTGTTACATTGTATTATTTTTTGTATTTCGTTTTGTAAATTTACGCTAAATGAAGAGGTATCTTTCGTAAAATATATTTTTACGGTTTTATTAATACATTTTTTAGAGGATTGGCCCATTTTTACCTTGCGGTAAAGTTGCCATATTAAAAGCGCCGCTTTCACGCAGCTGAATGCAAGTGTCGATGACAACCTGATCAACACTGCTTAAATAGGCATCCGTACGATGCAAAATTCCATACTCCACGCCCTGGTAACCTGACGTCAGGGGGATTCGAACGATGTCACCTACGGTATATTGCTGTTTTTGCAAAGGGCGCAGATTAAAAACGGAAAACCCCATTCCCGCCGCGACCATACTGCGGACCATTTCCGATGTCTGGGAAGAATATGCAACTTTAGGCGTTAAATTATCCTGATTGAACAGACCAAACATGTACTCTCGCGTCTGGTCCAGGTCCAATAGAACCATCGGGTCATTGCTCACATCTTTCAGAGTTAGCGAACTTTGATTCGCGAGCGGATGATCATGTGGCAGAACTATATGCGGAGGAGCGGTAAATAGCGGAATAAAGGAAATGCTAGCATCCAGGTTGGTATTTGCTCCGATAACCAAGTCAATTTCGCTATCGATAACCTGACGCATGTTTTTTACGGTATCTCCTTCTGTAAGATGGATGGAGATACCCGGATGATTGTCCGCAACGAATTTTGTTATGAGCGGCAGCAGAATAGGCGCCGCCGGGGTGAAGCAGCCCAACCGGATTGCGCCGTTGATAGCTTTTGCCTGTTCATCAACAGCTTCTTCAAAGGTGACATGGGCTTTGAGAAGCTGACGCGCATTTGACAGAAAACCATGACCGAACTGTGTGATAGAAATACCTTTTGACGGTAAACGGGAGAATATTTTTTTCCGGCTCTGCTCTTCAATCGCGTCGATGGCCGAGGAAATGGAAGACGGTGAAATATTCAGCGATTTTGCCGCGCCGGTAATGGATTTATGGCGAGCCGCAATATCTATGTATTTTAATTGTTTAAGCGTATACCGCATTCATTCCTCTGTTTTTTGTAAGAATAACCGCAGAATAAACTATTTTTCAGAGGTTAATGCGCCACTTAAACTCTGTCCAACAAAAAAAATCCAAATAGGGAAGATCTCGTGTCGAAACTTACCGTTTTCAAAGCAAAAAAAATCATCACCATGAATCCAGCCAATCCGGTTGCAACACATGTTGCAGTACAAGACGGAAAAGTCCTCGCTACGGGGACGGAAGCTGAAATCGCCGGTTGGGGAGAACATATTCTCAATGAGACCTTTGCTGAAAAGGTAATTATGCCGGGCTTTATTGAAGGGCACTGTCATTTGATGGCCGGCGGGATTTGGCAATTTATCTACCTGGGCTATCAGGATCGCATCGATCCAGACGGCAAGCATTGGCCAGGTGTAAAAACCCTGGAGGATGTTCTGGCGCGGCTGAAAGAGGCCGAAGCAAAGCTCAATGAAGATGAGCCCCTAATCGCCTGGGGGTTTGATCCTATTTTTCTTATGGATCGCAGGCTCGACAAGAGTGATTTGGATGCAGTAAGTAACACCCGTTCTGTCGCTGTCGTTCATTCAAACTTCCATTTGATGACTGTAAATTCCACTGCCCTGAAACTTGCCAATTATGTGGCGGATATGGGTGTCGACGGCATTGCGCTTGGCGACGACGGCACACCAAATGGCGAGCTTCAGGAAATGGCCGCTATGTTTCCGATTATGCGGCGGCTAAATATAAATTTACGGGAACTCGGCCGGTCACCGGATAGTATCACGGATTTCGGAAAGGTCTGTAATCGTGTCGGCGTCACTACAGCGGCAGATTTAATCAACGACCTCCCCGATGAAGATGTGGCCGTAATGACCGATCTTACAACAGCGAACGATTACCCCATTCGACTTCTGTCCATGCTCAATGGTTTGGCACAGACCGCAGAAGAGACGCGTAAAAGAGCCCTGGAATTGGCAACAAAGAGTACAGACAAACTGCGCCTGGGAGGTGTCAAAATTGTCACCGATGGATCTATCCAGGGATTCACTGCACGCGTCCGATGGCCGGGTCATTATAATGGGGCCCCAAATGGTATCTGGAACATCGTGCCGGAACAATTGAACGAATTGGTCACTGTTCTCAATGATGCGGGTGTGCAAATGCACATCCACACTAACGGCGATGAAGCGATCGAAGCCGCACTGGATGCCCTGGAAATCGCGAAAATAAAGAACAACAGGCCTGATTTACGGCATGTATTGCAGCATTGTCAAATGGCGGACAGAGCTCAATTTCGTAAGATGAACAGGCTTGGTGTTTGTGCCAATCTCTTTGCTAACCATTTATATTATTTTGGCGACAAGCATTATGAGTTGACTATGGGTCCTGAGCGAGCCATGCGCATGGATGCTTGTCAGTCGGCCATCGACTATGATGTTACTTTCACCATACATTCCGATGCACCGGTAACCCCTATGGGGCCCCTGTTCACTGCCTGGTGTGCTGTGAACAGATTAACGGAGAATGGTCGGGTTCTTGGTGAATATGAAAAAATTACTGTCGAAGAAGCTCTTGAAGCCATCACCCTTGGCGCTGCCAGCACTTTACAAATGGATCACGAAGTTGGTTCAATTGAAGTCGGAAAATGGGCTGATTTTGCGGTCCTCGAAGACGATCCGTTAACCATTGGTCCAGAAAATCTCAAAGATGTTCGCGTTTGGGGAACTGTCCTCTCCGGGGACATTTTCAAGACACCATGACCGTCCGTGAGACCCCTCTGCCTCTAACCGTTCTTTCTGGCTTTCTGGGAGCGGGTAAAACAACGCTGGTGAATCACGTGCTACGGAATGCCAATGGCCAAAAGATACTGGTTCTGGTGAATGATTTCGGCACTCTTCCCATAGATAGGGACCTGATTGAAGCCGAGAATGGTAATTTGCTAACGTTGGCGAACGGATGTGCCTGCTGCAGCATGGGAGGTGACCTGTTTGAGGCCTTTGTCACAGCTTTGGATTTTCAACCTGCACCGGACCAGCTTCTAATTGAAGCCAGCGGCGTCGCGGAACCTGCCCGCATCGCGAATTATGCAAGAGCGGAGCCGGATCTGCGTCTCAATGCGATTGTGACGATTGTTGACGGCGAGAATTTTTTATCTTCGGATCAGGATCATCGAGTGGTGCATGTGATCCAGGAGCAGATATCAGCCGCCCATCTCCTTCTCCTTAACAAATGCGACAGGATAACAGGCTCTCAAAAGGTGAAAGTACTAAAACAGCTGCAACAGCTTAACCCGTCTACCGCCGTCATTGAAGTGGTTAAAGGACAGATCCCTACTGATCTTATTTTTGACAGGGGGGGTAAATCCAACCCGTCAGATGATGTGGGCGTTGATCCACACGATCATGGCGACATTTTTGAAAGTTGGTCCTATCAAACGGACGAAGCCTTCAAACCGGACGAAATGCGGAAAATACTCGAAAATCTTCCGTCATCTGTGTTGCGTTTCAAAGGGATTTTTTTGGCAAAGCCAAACCTTGAAGCCTGGACCGCCCATAAAGTTGGAGCCCATATCGATATCTCCTGCTACTCGGGAGCCGCGTCACTACCGCGCCGAACAGATCTGGTCGCGATTGGCGTTTATGGCTCGGGAATTGCCACTTCGCTTGATAGCGCGTTTTCTCAGCGCGCGGCTTGAGATTATTCCTGCTTGAAAGCTTACTTGGATTTTTTCCTGGATGTCAGGGAAAATACTTTATTGATAAAATCGCTATATCTGGTTGGCATGAGCCGCTGCAACCGATCCAGAAGCCGCGCGTCACTTCCAATGAGAATTCGGCGTCTATTCTTAACGATACCTTCAAGAATAGCATCAGCTGCCTGTTCCGGCGATGTTCGCGCCATTGCGTCAAAGGTTTTGGAAAATTCTTCAGCTGTCTGACTTCCCGAAAAAGACCTCTTAAATCGAGCGTTCCTGGCAATGTCTGTCAGTATTCCGCCTGGATGAACGCAAGATACCCCAATGCCTTTACCGCGCACCTCTTGTCCCAGGGCTTCCGTAAACCCACGCACGGCAAACTTACTGGCATTGTAAGCACTTTGTCCGGGAACTGTTATCAAACCGAAGAGACTTGAAATATTGATAAGATGTCCTTGCCTGCGCCCCAAAAAATGAGGCAGGAACGCCTTGCTGCCATGCACAACTCCCCAAAAATTTATATTCATGACCCAGTAGAAATCATCATATGCAATGGAATTGACGTTATCGACCACCGTGACACCGGCATTATTGAATACCAGGTCAATGCCACCAAACTCTTCGACAGAAGCCGCTGCCCAGTTTTCAACGGCTTCGCGATTACTCACGTCTAATTTCGTTATGACACATTTGACAGGCTGATTTCCAATCAGAGCCGCTGTTTCTGCCAAACCGTCGTCTGAAATATCGCTTAAGGCAAGGTTACACCCCTTGCTTGCCAACTTACACGCCAACGCACGGCCAATTCCTGATCCGGCACCGGTAATGGCAGCCGTTTTCCCTGAAAAATCCATAAATTCTTCCTGCTAAAAGATTGCTCTATTCCGCTGCTATTTCCTTTTGGTCTCCTGACCTCTGAAACCGGCGCTTAAAAAATCCGGCCAAATCGTCAATCATGATACCAACCTGAGGAAAGACACCCGACATGGTTATGAAGCCGTGGTACAGGTCTTTATATTCTTGGAGGGACACCTCGGCATCAAGGTTACCTAGTATTTCCGCAATCTCGTATCCGTCATCCCGCAAGGGGTCGAATCCGCATGTCAAAATCCAGGTCGGCGGCATTCTACCTTTTTCCGCTGCTTGCATAAATCCAAATCCTGGGTGACTGTAGTCTGTACCATCTGGAAGAAAGTGATCCTTGAACCAATCCAACAATTCGTTGGTAAGAACAATTTTTTCGCCTCCCAATAGTTTACGTGAGTTTGTTTTCACCTCCGAGGCCAACGGGGGATAAATAAGGCCCATGGCAACAGGTATGTTTACGTCGGGATTATGTGACGCTTCCGCGGATACCACCAACGCCAAGCCTGCGCCAGCACTATCCCCCGCTATCGACATGTTCGCGGGATCAATTTCTAGATCATTATGATGCAGCTGTAGCCATTTCCAACTGTCGACAGCATCCTCCAATGCAGCAGGATACTTGTCCTCTGGCGCTAAGCGGTAGTCAATCGACAATACATCGCATTGACATTGGACAGCTAGTTTTCGGCAAAATTTGTCATAGCTTTCGATGCCGCCAATTACAAATCCGCCGCCATGATAATATATAATACAAGGACGCTTTTCCTTTGTTGTATCGTGAGAATATTGACGCGCTCGGATTGTTCGGCCAGCTAAATCCATATCAATATCAACAACTCTGGCAACGGGCGTTACAGCGCCATCAAACAGTTCAACTGACTTGTCAAAAGCCCCACGTACCAGCTTAGGCGTCCAATATTTTTGTGGCACAGTAAGGCTATCTGTTAGTGCTATTAAGGCCTGGGCACGCGGGTTTAAAGCTTGCCCACCGACGATCAGCGAACGGTCACCAATCTTCCGGTGCCAATATGCGTCGCTCGCAGTCATCAGCTTATTTCTTGTGGAAAAAAAAGTCGCATATGCGACTGCCATTTTAAAGAAATTTCGCATTTTCAGACTCCTTTCACTCATTTTTTTTAACCGCTCCCGTAGCAGCATTTGATGCGTTGTTGAAATCCACTTTACGGAGCCGACGGTTGTCCCGTTTAAAACGACATACCATATTCAGTCAAAGGGTTTCGGTACGACCAGCTGCATTCTTAATTCCAGCAATTACAGCTTGCCACTCGGGGAGACCCGCTGCCTTCTGCCAGAGGCCTTCATTGATCCATTGTTTCTTTTTCTATAAATCACTCTAAATCTGTGGGTCCGAGCAGTAAATTCTCGGCAGTTTTCAGAAGCTCTTTCATCATACCGTCATCCTTCCAAAGAGGTGTTTCGGGTCCAGCCACAGATTTTGCCCTTTCGCGAGCGGCCAGCGCATTGAAAACATAATGCTGCAAGAGATAAATTCGGCGCTTCATTGTCGCTTCTTCTATGTGGGACATCATTTTCTTTAGATGACCTAGACACCGAAAATAGCCAATGTCCCCGGAATCTGCGACCGTTTTTTGAACAAATTCGGCATCACTTTGAAACGTCTGCAGAAACAACCTGATATTACTGTTTGAGCGTGGATCATTATTTGGCAAAACTGCGCTAGCGACAAAAATTTCCAACACTTCTTGAACGCTTTTCGGGCCGCCTGCTGCCTCAGCGGCGTCCATTAGCCGGACCCGTTCAGCATCGATGACTTCGGCTGCATCGAGCAAAAGAACGCGGGCCAAGTCTTCTTTAGTGCGAAAGTAGTAATGCAGGGAAGCCATATTCTTCTGGCCCGCCGCCGCAACTATTTCACGAACGCTAACCCCATCCATCCCTTTTTCAGCAAATAGCTTTTGAGCCGCTATTTTTATTTTATTCTGCGTCAAAGTTTTTGCCATTGGGGACTACTTCTGCAATCGCGTTATGTTTTTTATGCGAGGATTTTAGCCATTCTCTGCCAAGAAGCAACTTCGAAAGCGTCCGACATCAAATAACTCAAAAATTAGAAGAGCGGCCATACAATAAGTATTATTTATAGGAGAGTTATGTCAAAATTTTCAACGTAGACAAGTTCTCTTCATGCATTTGGCGGGTCAGTCTATATCTCCCGCAATAAACAAATGTCAGAAAATAGAGCAGCATAACAAAAGGGATATAAACTAGACTTACGTCAATCATCACTGTTTGCGTTATGGGCTCACCATCCGAATTGGCCGTACTGAGAAAAATACCCGATGCGAAAATTCCCAATCCAGAAACAAGCTTCTTGGAGAAAGAAATCGCAGCAAAATAGAGCCCTTCTATGCGATACCCCGTTACCCGCTCCGTATCCTCGACCAAATCCGCCGTCATTGATCCGAAAACCGTTTGCAAAGCAACAAGGAACCCGGTGGATATCAAAATATGAACAAGTAAAATGGGAAGCAATAAAGGATGACCGTTCTCTGGCAGCCAACCGAGCAACCTTAAAATCAAAGCGATATTTGTTATCAGGA
It includes:
- a CDS encoding ABC transporter ATP-binding protein, producing the protein MTAMLTVKDLVVDFKTRAGNARVLNHVSLELMNGEILGIVGESGCGKSMTALSVMGLVPSPPGNVTGGSISLEGEELTSASNKRMREIRGGIISMIFQEPMTSLNPVFKVGDQIAECVLLHEDVTKAEAWQRAVEMLTKVGIPEPAMRANAYPHELSGGMRQRVMIAMALSCHPRVLIADEPTTALDVTVQAQIFDLLKDLQKETGTAIIMITHDMGAIAELADRVAVMYAGHIIESGPTNEILTNPQHPYTRGLIACVPHLEEDPSELRPYLSEIKGVVPSLTDLGKGCAFADRCAYKTPECEKEQPLIEAVAEGHSVACYNVKYVVAV
- a CDS encoding ABC transporter permease — protein: MTTVETSNVVQAQSPLREAIRAFRQSWAGMLGIFLLIIVILFTYVGPFLYPVDPFEIVWAPLTAPGQTEVAPLGTDYLGRDMLAGLIHGGSATLFVGLAAGFITVTIGILVGAFAGFYRGAVDEALMRVTEFFQVLPALLFAMVLVTLFTPTIYVVSFAIGIVSWPTTARLTRAEFFRIRSLEYVNAARSVGAKNSRIMWRVILPNALAPLIVSATLTIGIAILFEAGLSFLGLGDPNVFSWGLMIGAGREYILDAWWSVTFPGFMIFLTVLSFSLVGDGLNDAFNPKLRER
- a CDS encoding ABC transporter permease, producing MNTVMLVARRLLHAFLLILAVLVLNFLLIHAAPGDPADVIAGEMGGATEEMMEDIRKTYGLDKPIYVQLGVYLGRALQGDLGQSFFYNAPVLDLVLGRAGATILLVTTALLFAIFIGTMLGVLASHKPKGIVSGLVTLISVIGYSAPIFWTGLMLVILFAWVYPIFPISNMFDITKDTGFFGYILDVAHHLVLPSLTLGIVYLAQYARLTRASMLEILSSDYIRTARAKGVAETKVYGHHALRNAILPVVTIAGLQFGSIISGAVLVETVFSWPGLGTLAFDSILARDYPTVLGILFFSSVLVILANLLTDFVYRLVDPRIRTGG
- a CDS encoding ABC transporter substrate-binding protein; translation: MKKFGIMAAAAAMIATVGSGTLAQAEDGKNGGTLVIGTTQKARHLNPAVQSGIATAVPGTQIFATPLRFDENWEAQPYLAESWSVSDDGKSITLNLRKNAKFHDGKPVTSEDVAFSLQTVKDNHPFKSMFAPVTSVDTPDANTAVINFDKPHPAAFLAMSSALLPIIPKHVYGDGQDAKTHPANSAPVGSGPFKFSEFKPGEYIILEKNPDYFIEGRPYLDKIIIKNYKDPTSLALATDKGEVTMYPFLATTKDIARLKKSDSLVVTDKGYEAVGPVNWLEFNTKNEYLKNKKVRQAIAYAIDRNFVVNALLGGQSKAATGPVVPGSPFYAANAEKYDLDLDKANALLDEAGFPRGADDMRFKLTVDYIPNASELQKGVAEYLKPQLKKAGIDVDLRASPDFPTWAKRVSGHDFDMSMDIVFNWGDPVIGVHRTYLCDNIKKGVIWSNTQSYCNEEVDALLQQAGSELDQAKRIALYNQAQEIIVDEAPIAYMNILPYHTAYNKKVGNPPMTIWGAMAPMDEVFLK
- a CDS encoding LysR substrate-binding domain-containing protein is translated as MRYTLKQLKYIDIAARHKSITGAAKSLNISPSSISSAIDAIEEQSRKKIFSRLPSKGISITQFGHGFLSNARQLLKAHVTFEEAVDEQAKAINGAIRLGCFTPAAPILLPLITKFVADNHPGISIHLTEGDTVKNMRQVIDSEIDLVIGANTNLDASISFIPLFTAPPHIVLPHDHPLANQSSLTLKDVSNDPMVLLDLDQTREYMFGLFNQDNLTPKVAYSSQTSEMVRSMVAAGMGFSVFNLRPLQKQQYTVGDIVRIPLTSGYQGVEYGILHRTDAYLSSVDQVVIDTCIQLRESGAFNMATLPQGKNGPIL
- a CDS encoding amidohydrolase, coding for MNPANPVATHVAVQDGKVLATGTEAEIAGWGEHILNETFAEKVIMPGFIEGHCHLMAGGIWQFIYLGYQDRIDPDGKHWPGVKTLEDVLARLKEAEAKLNEDEPLIAWGFDPIFLMDRRLDKSDLDAVSNTRSVAVVHSNFHLMTVNSTALKLANYVADMGVDGIALGDDGTPNGELQEMAAMFPIMRRLNINLRELGRSPDSITDFGKVCNRVGVTTAADLINDLPDEDVAVMTDLTTANDYPIRLLSMLNGLAQTAEETRKRALELATKSTDKLRLGGVKIVTDGSIQGFTARVRWPGHYNGAPNGIWNIVPEQLNELVTVLNDAGVQMHIHTNGDEAIEAALDALEIAKIKNNRPDLRHVLQHCQMADRAQFRKMNRLGVCANLFANHLYYFGDKHYELTMGPERAMRMDACQSAIDYDVTFTIHSDAPVTPMGPLFTAWCAVNRLTENGRVLGEYEKITVEEALEAITLGAASTLQMDHEVGSIEVGKWADFAVLEDDPLTIGPENLKDVRVWGTVLSGDIFKTP
- a CDS encoding CobW family GTP-binding protein: MTVRETPLPLTVLSGFLGAGKTTLVNHVLRNANGQKILVLVNDFGTLPIDRDLIEAENGNLLTLANGCACCSMGGDLFEAFVTALDFQPAPDQLLIEASGVAEPARIANYARAEPDLRLNAIVTIVDGENFLSSDQDHRVVHVIQEQISAAHLLLLNKCDRITGSQKVKVLKQLQQLNPSTAVIEVVKGQIPTDLIFDRGGKSNPSDDVGVDPHDHGDIFESWSYQTDEAFKPDEMRKILENLPSSVLRFKGIFLAKPNLEAWTAHKVGAHIDISCYSGAASLPRRTDLVAIGVYGSGIATSLDSAFSQRAA
- a CDS encoding SDR family NAD(P)-dependent oxidoreductase, which gives rise to MDFSGKTAAITGAGSGIGRALACKLASKGCNLALSDISDDGLAETAALIGNQPVKCVITKLDVSNREAVENWAAASVEEFGGIDLVFNNAGVTVVDNVNSIAYDDFYWVMNINFWGVVHGSKAFLPHFLGRRQGHLINISSLFGLITVPGQSAYNASKFAVRGFTEALGQEVRGKGIGVSCVHPGGILTDIARNARFKRSFSGSQTAEEFSKTFDAMARTSPEQAADAILEGIVKNRRRILIGSDARLLDRLQRLMPTRYSDFINKVFSLTSRKKSK
- a CDS encoding alpha/beta hydrolase, with product MTASDAYWHRKIGDRSLIVGGQALNPRAQALIALTDSLTVPQKYWTPKLVRGAFDKSVELFDGAVTPVARVVDIDMDLAGRTIRARQYSHDTTKEKRPCIIYYHGGGFVIGGIESYDKFCRKLAVQCQCDVLSIDYRLAPEDKYPAALEDAVDSWKWLQLHHNDLEIDPANMSIAGDSAGAGLALVVSAEASHNPDVNIPVAMGLIYPPLASEVKTNSRKLLGGEKIVLTNELLDWFKDHFLPDGTDYSHPGFGFMQAAEKGRMPPTWILTCGFDPLRDDGYEIAEILGNLDAEVSLQEYKDLYHGFITMSGVFPQVGIMIDDLAGFFKRRFQRSGDQKEIAAE
- a CDS encoding TetR/AcrR family transcriptional regulator, with the protein product MAKTLTQNKIKIAAQKLFAEKGMDGVSVREIVAAAGQKNMASLHYYFRTKEDLARVLLLDAAEVIDAERVRLMDAAEAAGGPKSVQEVLEIFVASAVLPNNDPRSNSNIRLFLQTFQSDAEFVQKTVADSGDIGYFRCLGHLKKMMSHIEEATMKRRIYLLQHYVFNALAARERAKSVAGPETPLWKDDGMMKELLKTAENLLLGPTDLE